One genomic segment of Centropristis striata isolate RG_2023a ecotype Rhode Island chromosome 11, C.striata_1.0, whole genome shotgun sequence includes these proteins:
- the LOC131979730 gene encoding transcriptional regulator Myc-2-like, producing the protein MPLVLTMSSGNYDYDYDTVQPYFLDGEEEDFYLPPRSQLLPGPGEDIWKKFELLPTPPLSPRRSPALSDVPPLSAAEHLEAVSELLDGDCNPSAALLQSFIIQDCMWSSSFAAATKLEKVVSERLALLRARRPNTETESSTTSNDIATADRAAEQQVDTGYLQDLHTAATDCIDPSVVFPYTTLSEKSEGGTGVEAELVVDPQPLSSSDSESEEEEEEEDEQQEEEEEEEEEIDVVTVDRRRLSGRSDGSRPDASSLVRKRSHFSIHQHNYAAQQPSAAPQQPAGKRMKTEIGCAAPRQSGVRRCWSPPSDGEDNNDKRRTHNVLERQRRNELRRSFVALRDQVPAVANNDKAAKVAILKKATEFIWEVREDERRLLRTKDELRKRSRELRQRLEQLRTLH; encoded by the exons ATGCCGCTGGTGTTAACCATGTCCAGTGGGAATTATGATTACGACTACGACACGGTCCAGCCCTACTTCCTGGATGGCGAGGAGGAGGACTTCTACCTGCCTCCACGCAGCCAGCTCCTCCCAGGCCCTGGCGAGGACATCTGGAAGAAGTTTGAGCTGCTGCCGACGCCCCCCCTGTCCCCCCGCCGGAGCCCCGCGCTGTCTGATGTCCCTCCCCTCTCCGCCGCCGAGCACCTGGAAGCGGTGTCTGAGCTTCTGGACGGAGACTGTAACCCCTCTGCCGCCCTCCTCCAGTCCTTCATCATCCAGGACTGCATGTGGAGCAGCAGCTTCGCCGCTGCCACCAAGCTGGAGAAGGTGGTGTCCGAGAGGCTGGCCTTGCTCCGGGCCCGACGGCCCAACACAGAAACCGAGTCCTCCACGACCAGCAACGACATCGCCACCGCAGACAGAGCAGCTGAGCAGCAGGTGGACACGGGGTACCTGCAGGACCTCCACACTGCAGCAACGGACTGCATCGACCCCTCCGTGGTGTTCCCATACACCACGCTGAGCGAGAAGAGTGAGGGCGGAACGGGGGTGGAGGCAGAACTGGTTGTGGACCCGCAGCCTCTCAGCAGCAGTGACAGTGAATCAG aagaagaagaagaagaagaagatgagcagcaggaggaggaggaggaggaggaggaggagatcgaTGTGGTGACAGTGGACAGACGGAGGCTGTCCGGTCGGTCTGACGGCAGCAGACCAGACGCCTCCTCGCTGGTCCGCAAACGCTCTCACTTCAGCATCCACCAGCACAACTACGCTGCCCAGCAGCCCTCAGCGGCGCCCCAGCAGCCTGCCGGGAAACGGATGAAGACGGAGATCGGCTGCGCGGCGCCCAGGCAGAGCGGCGTCCGGCGCTGCTGGAGCCCTCCGTCAGACGGCGAGGACAACAACGACAAGCGCCGGACTCACAACGTGCTGGAGAGGCAGCGCAGGAACGAGCTGCGGAGGAGCTTCGTGGCTCTGAGGGACCAAGTCCCGGCCGTGGCCAACAACGACAAAGCGGCCAAAGTGGCAATCCTGAAAAAGGCGACGGAGTTCATCTGGGAGGTGAGAGAGGACGAGAGGAGGCTGCTGAGGACAAAGGACGagctgaggaagaggagcagggagCTCCGACAAAGGCTGGAGCAGCTCAGGACTTTAcattaa